A region of Carassius auratus strain Wakin chromosome 23, ASM336829v1, whole genome shotgun sequence DNA encodes the following proteins:
- the eif4ba gene encoding eukaryotic translation initiation factor 4Ba isoform X1, with the protein MAAAGKKIKKKGKTLTLTDFLAEDGGGNAPPSFTPPKPTSWADETDDLEGDVTTSWHTEDDVYRAPPIDRSILPTAPRAAREPNIDRSRLPRSPPYTAFLGNLPYDVSEDSIKNFFRGLNISAVRLPREPSNPERLKGFGYAEFDDVDSLLRALSLNEENLGNRRIRVDIADQSNEKERDERSSSGRDRNRSERDMGPDKTDSDWRARPKSDSDDGPRRDDAFAERSRDRYESDRSRDGQRWDNDRYDGGRDRYRERYDDRERKDYDRGYDSRSGGRRAFGSGFRRDYDDRRDDGRGSGERYGDRYGDREERYERRDDRREDRGGPPQRPKLNLKPRSVPKEEDQSSGPSASGRAASIFGGAKPVDTAAKEREVEERLKKEQERLQRQLEEDKNRGPERKPRERHPSWRSEDQATERSRTGSESSQTGNTSSRVSRRRESERSVENEVFSSRDEDSSSHGNQTAPSKQEGLLLKVVPAPPPKENPWAKRSTMSAGSSESDSKPVVSPSSSAPPKSAASSADAPQRNKDENKADGVRRDRGPSRGRGGASGSGACRGRGEAASRDRRKETGDRKDARRERDLRPAPEPKKFEEPPSPKFSSASKYAALLMDGEQGDDEEGGD; encoded by the exons ATGGCGGCTGCAG gtaaaaaaattaagaaaaagggTAAGACCCTTACCCTGACTGACTTTTTAGCGGAGGACGGCGGGGGAAATGCTCCACCGAGTTTTACGCCCCCAAAGCCCACAAGCTGGGCCGACGAGACCGATGACCTGGAGGGAGATG TTACTACATCCTGGCACACAGAAGATGACGTGTATCGTGCGCCGCCCATCGATCGGTCCATTCTCCCAACGGCTCCACGTGCAGCCCGTGAGCCCAACATCGACCGCTCCCGTCTACCCCGCAGCCCCCCTTACACTGCCTTCCTGGGAAACCTCCCCTACGACGTCAGTGAGGACTCCATCAAAAACTTCTTCCGTGGACTCAAT ATCAGTGCAGTTCGCCTCCCAAGGGAGCCCAGTAACCCAGAACGGCTGAAAGGCTTCGGCTACGCAGAGTTTGATGACGTGGATTCTCTGTTGCGTGCACTCAGTCTCAATGAAGAG AACCTTGGAAACCGTAGGATCCGTGTAGACATCGCTGACCAGTCCAATGAGAAAG AGAGAGATGAGCGCTCCTCATCCGGACGGGATCGTAACCGTAGTGAGCGAGACATGGGCCCTGACAAGACCGATTCTGACTGGCGTGCACGGCCTAAATCTGACTCTGATGACGGTCCACGCAGGGACGACGCCTTTGCAGAGC GGTCCCGAGATCGTTATGAATCGGACCGTTCCCGTGATGGCCAGAGGTGGGACAATGACCGCTATGATGGAGGAAGAGACAGATACCGGGAACGTTATGATGACAGAGAGCGCAAAGACTATGACAGAG GTTATGATTCTCGCAGTGGGGGTCGTCGAGCATTTGGAAGTGGCTTTCGGCGTGACTATGATGACCGACGGGACGATGGACGGGGCAGTGGGGAGCGCTATGGAGACCGATATGGTGACCGGGAAGAGAGATACGAGAGACGAGATGATAGGCGTGAGGACAGAGGGG GTCCACCTCAGAGGCCAAAACTGAACCTGAAGCCCCGCAGCGTTCCCAAAGAGGAAGACCAGAGCAGTGGCCCTTCAGCCTCGGGACGAGCTGCGTCCATCTTCGGAGGAGCCAAACCAGTGGACACGGCAGCtaaagagagagaggtggaggaGAGGCTCAAGAAAGAGCAGGAGAGACTGCAGAGACAGCTGGAGGAAGACAAGAACAGAGGACCTGAACGCAAGCCCAGAGAGAG GCATCCCAGCTGGCGCAGTGAGGACCAAGCGACCGAGCGCTCACGAACAGGAAGTGAGTCATCACAAACAGGAAACACATCGAGCAGGG TGTCGAGGCGTCGGGAGAGTGAGCGCTCTGTAGAAAACGAGGTCTTCAGCAGCCGTGACGAGGATTCATCCTCACATGGAAACCAGACTGCTCCTTCCAAACAGGAGGGGCTGCTGCTGAAAGTTGTCCCAGCGCCTCCACCGAAGGAGAACCCTTGGGCGAAGAGGAGCACCATGAGTGCAGGATCCAGCGAGAGTGATAGTAAACCTGTCGTCTCTCCCAGCAGTAGCGCGCCACCCAAAAG TGCAGCAAGCTCAGCTGATGCTCCTCAAAGAAATAAAG ATGAAAACAAAGCAGATGGGGTGCGCCGGGACCGGGGCCCCTCTCGGGGGCGTGGTGGGGCCTCGGGCTCTGGAGCATGCAGGGGGCGTGGAGAAGCAGCCAGCCGAGACCGAAGGAAGGAGACGGGAGACAG AAAGGATGCAAGAAGAGAGCGAGATCTCAGACCAGCACCAGAGCCAAAGAAATTTGAGGAGCCTCCCAGTCCT AAATTCAGCTCAGCCAGTAAATACGCGGCCTTGTTGATGGACGGGGAGCAGGGAGACGACGAGGAGGGCGGAGATTAG
- the eif4ba gene encoding eukaryotic translation initiation factor 4Ba isoform X4 encodes MAAAGKKIKKKGKTLTLTDFLAEDGGGNAPPSFTPPKPTSWADETDDLEGDVTTSWHTEDDVYRAPPIDRSILPTAPRAAREPNIDRSRLPRSPPYTAFLGNLPYDVSEDSIKNFFRGLNISAVRLPREPSNPERLKGFGYAEFDDVDSLLRALSLNEENLGNRRIRVDIADQSNEKERDERSSSGRDRNRSERDMGPDKTDSDWRARPKSDSDDGPRRDDAFAERSRDRYESDRSRDGQRWDNDRYDGGRDRYRERYDDRERKDYDRGYDSRSGGRRAFGSGFRRDYDDRRDDGRGSGERYGDRYGDREERYERRDDRREDRGGPPQRPKLNLKPRSVPKEEDQSSGPSASGRAASIFGGAKPVDTAAKEREVEERLKKEQERLQRQLEEDKNRGPERKPRERHPSWRSEDQATERSRTGSESSQTGNTSSRVSRRRESERSVENEVFSSRDEDSSSHGNQTAPSKQEGLLLKVVPAPPPKENPWAKRSTMSAGSSESDSKPVVSPSSSAPPKRNSAQPVNTRPC; translated from the exons ATGGCGGCTGCAG gtaaaaaaattaagaaaaagggTAAGACCCTTACCCTGACTGACTTTTTAGCGGAGGACGGCGGGGGAAATGCTCCACCGAGTTTTACGCCCCCAAAGCCCACAAGCTGGGCCGACGAGACCGATGACCTGGAGGGAGATG TTACTACATCCTGGCACACAGAAGATGACGTGTATCGTGCGCCGCCCATCGATCGGTCCATTCTCCCAACGGCTCCACGTGCAGCCCGTGAGCCCAACATCGACCGCTCCCGTCTACCCCGCAGCCCCCCTTACACTGCCTTCCTGGGAAACCTCCCCTACGACGTCAGTGAGGACTCCATCAAAAACTTCTTCCGTGGACTCAAT ATCAGTGCAGTTCGCCTCCCAAGGGAGCCCAGTAACCCAGAACGGCTGAAAGGCTTCGGCTACGCAGAGTTTGATGACGTGGATTCTCTGTTGCGTGCACTCAGTCTCAATGAAGAG AACCTTGGAAACCGTAGGATCCGTGTAGACATCGCTGACCAGTCCAATGAGAAAG AGAGAGATGAGCGCTCCTCATCCGGACGGGATCGTAACCGTAGTGAGCGAGACATGGGCCCTGACAAGACCGATTCTGACTGGCGTGCACGGCCTAAATCTGACTCTGATGACGGTCCACGCAGGGACGACGCCTTTGCAGAGC GGTCCCGAGATCGTTATGAATCGGACCGTTCCCGTGATGGCCAGAGGTGGGACAATGACCGCTATGATGGAGGAAGAGACAGATACCGGGAACGTTATGATGACAGAGAGCGCAAAGACTATGACAGAG GTTATGATTCTCGCAGTGGGGGTCGTCGAGCATTTGGAAGTGGCTTTCGGCGTGACTATGATGACCGACGGGACGATGGACGGGGCAGTGGGGAGCGCTATGGAGACCGATATGGTGACCGGGAAGAGAGATACGAGAGACGAGATGATAGGCGTGAGGACAGAGGGG GTCCACCTCAGAGGCCAAAACTGAACCTGAAGCCCCGCAGCGTTCCCAAAGAGGAAGACCAGAGCAGTGGCCCTTCAGCCTCGGGACGAGCTGCGTCCATCTTCGGAGGAGCCAAACCAGTGGACACGGCAGCtaaagagagagaggtggaggaGAGGCTCAAGAAAGAGCAGGAGAGACTGCAGAGACAGCTGGAGGAAGACAAGAACAGAGGACCTGAACGCAAGCCCAGAGAGAG GCATCCCAGCTGGCGCAGTGAGGACCAAGCGACCGAGCGCTCACGAACAGGAAGTGAGTCATCACAAACAGGAAACACATCGAGCAGGG TGTCGAGGCGTCGGGAGAGTGAGCGCTCTGTAGAAAACGAGGTCTTCAGCAGCCGTGACGAGGATTCATCCTCACATGGAAACCAGACTGCTCCTTCCAAACAGGAGGGGCTGCTGCTGAAAGTTGTCCCAGCGCCTCCACCGAAGGAGAACCCTTGGGCGAAGAGGAGCACCATGAGTGCAGGATCCAGCGAGAGTGATAGTAAACCTGTCGTCTCTCCCAGCAGTAGCGCGCCACCCAAAAG AAATTCAGCTCAGCCAGTAAATACGCGGCCTTGTTGA
- the eif4ba gene encoding eukaryotic translation initiation factor 4Ba isoform X2, whose product MAAAGKKIKKKGKTLTLTDFLAEDGGGNAPPSFTPPKPTSWADETDDLEGDVTTSWHTEDDVYRAPPIDRSILPTAPRAAREPNIDRSRLPRSPPYTAFLGNLPYDVSEDSIKNFFRGLNISAVRLPREPSNPERLKGFGYAEFDDVDSLLRALSLNEENLGNRRIRVDIADQSNEKERDERSSSGRDRNRSERDMGPDKTDSDWRARPKSDSDDGPRRDDAFAERSRDRYESDRSRDGQRWDNDRYDGGRDRYRERYDDRERKDYDRGYDSRSGGRRAFGSGFRRDYDDRRDDGRGSGERYGDRYGDREERYERRDDRREDRGGPPQRPKLNLKPRSVPKEEDQSSGPSASGRAASIFGGAKPVDTAAKEREVEERLKKEQERLQRQLEEDKNRGPERKPRERHPSWRSEDQATERSRTGSESSQTGNTSSRVSRRRESERSVENEVFSSRDEDSSSHGNQTAPSKQEGLLLKVVPAPPPKENPWAKRSTMSAGSSESDSKPVVSPSSSAPPKSAASSADAPQRNKDENKADGVRRDRGPSRGRGGASGSGACRGRGEAASRDRRKETGDRNSAQPVNTRPC is encoded by the exons ATGGCGGCTGCAG gtaaaaaaattaagaaaaagggTAAGACCCTTACCCTGACTGACTTTTTAGCGGAGGACGGCGGGGGAAATGCTCCACCGAGTTTTACGCCCCCAAAGCCCACAAGCTGGGCCGACGAGACCGATGACCTGGAGGGAGATG TTACTACATCCTGGCACACAGAAGATGACGTGTATCGTGCGCCGCCCATCGATCGGTCCATTCTCCCAACGGCTCCACGTGCAGCCCGTGAGCCCAACATCGACCGCTCCCGTCTACCCCGCAGCCCCCCTTACACTGCCTTCCTGGGAAACCTCCCCTACGACGTCAGTGAGGACTCCATCAAAAACTTCTTCCGTGGACTCAAT ATCAGTGCAGTTCGCCTCCCAAGGGAGCCCAGTAACCCAGAACGGCTGAAAGGCTTCGGCTACGCAGAGTTTGATGACGTGGATTCTCTGTTGCGTGCACTCAGTCTCAATGAAGAG AACCTTGGAAACCGTAGGATCCGTGTAGACATCGCTGACCAGTCCAATGAGAAAG AGAGAGATGAGCGCTCCTCATCCGGACGGGATCGTAACCGTAGTGAGCGAGACATGGGCCCTGACAAGACCGATTCTGACTGGCGTGCACGGCCTAAATCTGACTCTGATGACGGTCCACGCAGGGACGACGCCTTTGCAGAGC GGTCCCGAGATCGTTATGAATCGGACCGTTCCCGTGATGGCCAGAGGTGGGACAATGACCGCTATGATGGAGGAAGAGACAGATACCGGGAACGTTATGATGACAGAGAGCGCAAAGACTATGACAGAG GTTATGATTCTCGCAGTGGGGGTCGTCGAGCATTTGGAAGTGGCTTTCGGCGTGACTATGATGACCGACGGGACGATGGACGGGGCAGTGGGGAGCGCTATGGAGACCGATATGGTGACCGGGAAGAGAGATACGAGAGACGAGATGATAGGCGTGAGGACAGAGGGG GTCCACCTCAGAGGCCAAAACTGAACCTGAAGCCCCGCAGCGTTCCCAAAGAGGAAGACCAGAGCAGTGGCCCTTCAGCCTCGGGACGAGCTGCGTCCATCTTCGGAGGAGCCAAACCAGTGGACACGGCAGCtaaagagagagaggtggaggaGAGGCTCAAGAAAGAGCAGGAGAGACTGCAGAGACAGCTGGAGGAAGACAAGAACAGAGGACCTGAACGCAAGCCCAGAGAGAG GCATCCCAGCTGGCGCAGTGAGGACCAAGCGACCGAGCGCTCACGAACAGGAAGTGAGTCATCACAAACAGGAAACACATCGAGCAGGG TGTCGAGGCGTCGGGAGAGTGAGCGCTCTGTAGAAAACGAGGTCTTCAGCAGCCGTGACGAGGATTCATCCTCACATGGAAACCAGACTGCTCCTTCCAAACAGGAGGGGCTGCTGCTGAAAGTTGTCCCAGCGCCTCCACCGAAGGAGAACCCTTGGGCGAAGAGGAGCACCATGAGTGCAGGATCCAGCGAGAGTGATAGTAAACCTGTCGTCTCTCCCAGCAGTAGCGCGCCACCCAAAAG TGCAGCAAGCTCAGCTGATGCTCCTCAAAGAAATAAAG ATGAAAACAAAGCAGATGGGGTGCGCCGGGACCGGGGCCCCTCTCGGGGGCGTGGTGGGGCCTCGGGCTCTGGAGCATGCAGGGGGCGTGGAGAAGCAGCCAGCCGAGACCGAAGGAAGGAGACGGGAGACAG AAATTCAGCTCAGCCAGTAAATACGCGGCCTTGTTGA
- the eif4ba gene encoding eukaryotic translation initiation factor 4Ba isoform X3, giving the protein MAAAGKKIKKKGKTLTLTDFLAEDGGGNAPPSFTPPKPTSWADETDDLEGDVTTSWHTEDDVYRAPPIDRSILPTAPRAAREPNIDRSRLPRSPPYTAFLGNLPYDVSEDSIKNFFRGLNISAVRLPREPSNPERLKGFGYAEFDDVDSLLRALSLNEENLGNRRIRVDIADQSNEKERDERSSSGRDRNRSERDMGPDKTDSDWRARPKSDSDDGPRRDDAFAERSRDRYESDRSRDGQRWDNDRYDGGRDRYRERYDDRERKDYDRGYDSRSGGRRAFGSGFRRDYDDRRDDGRGSGERYGDRYGDREERYERRDDRREDRGGPPQRPKLNLKPRSVPKEEDQSSGPSASGRAASIFGGAKPVDTAAKEREVEERLKKEQERLQRQLEEDKNRGPERKPRERHPSWRSEDQATERSRTGSESSQTGNTSSRVSRRRESERSVENEVFSSRDEDSSSHGNQTAPSKQEGLLLKVVPAPPPKENPWAKRSTMSAGSSESDSKPVVSPSSSAPPKSAASSADAPQRNKEIQLSQ; this is encoded by the exons ATGGCGGCTGCAG gtaaaaaaattaagaaaaagggTAAGACCCTTACCCTGACTGACTTTTTAGCGGAGGACGGCGGGGGAAATGCTCCACCGAGTTTTACGCCCCCAAAGCCCACAAGCTGGGCCGACGAGACCGATGACCTGGAGGGAGATG TTACTACATCCTGGCACACAGAAGATGACGTGTATCGTGCGCCGCCCATCGATCGGTCCATTCTCCCAACGGCTCCACGTGCAGCCCGTGAGCCCAACATCGACCGCTCCCGTCTACCCCGCAGCCCCCCTTACACTGCCTTCCTGGGAAACCTCCCCTACGACGTCAGTGAGGACTCCATCAAAAACTTCTTCCGTGGACTCAAT ATCAGTGCAGTTCGCCTCCCAAGGGAGCCCAGTAACCCAGAACGGCTGAAAGGCTTCGGCTACGCAGAGTTTGATGACGTGGATTCTCTGTTGCGTGCACTCAGTCTCAATGAAGAG AACCTTGGAAACCGTAGGATCCGTGTAGACATCGCTGACCAGTCCAATGAGAAAG AGAGAGATGAGCGCTCCTCATCCGGACGGGATCGTAACCGTAGTGAGCGAGACATGGGCCCTGACAAGACCGATTCTGACTGGCGTGCACGGCCTAAATCTGACTCTGATGACGGTCCACGCAGGGACGACGCCTTTGCAGAGC GGTCCCGAGATCGTTATGAATCGGACCGTTCCCGTGATGGCCAGAGGTGGGACAATGACCGCTATGATGGAGGAAGAGACAGATACCGGGAACGTTATGATGACAGAGAGCGCAAAGACTATGACAGAG GTTATGATTCTCGCAGTGGGGGTCGTCGAGCATTTGGAAGTGGCTTTCGGCGTGACTATGATGACCGACGGGACGATGGACGGGGCAGTGGGGAGCGCTATGGAGACCGATATGGTGACCGGGAAGAGAGATACGAGAGACGAGATGATAGGCGTGAGGACAGAGGGG GTCCACCTCAGAGGCCAAAACTGAACCTGAAGCCCCGCAGCGTTCCCAAAGAGGAAGACCAGAGCAGTGGCCCTTCAGCCTCGGGACGAGCTGCGTCCATCTTCGGAGGAGCCAAACCAGTGGACACGGCAGCtaaagagagagaggtggaggaGAGGCTCAAGAAAGAGCAGGAGAGACTGCAGAGACAGCTGGAGGAAGACAAGAACAGAGGACCTGAACGCAAGCCCAGAGAGAG GCATCCCAGCTGGCGCAGTGAGGACCAAGCGACCGAGCGCTCACGAACAGGAAGTGAGTCATCACAAACAGGAAACACATCGAGCAGGG TGTCGAGGCGTCGGGAGAGTGAGCGCTCTGTAGAAAACGAGGTCTTCAGCAGCCGTGACGAGGATTCATCCTCACATGGAAACCAGACTGCTCCTTCCAAACAGGAGGGGCTGCTGCTGAAAGTTGTCCCAGCGCCTCCACCGAAGGAGAACCCTTGGGCGAAGAGGAGCACCATGAGTGCAGGATCCAGCGAGAGTGATAGTAAACCTGTCGTCTCTCCCAGCAGTAGCGCGCCACCCAAAAG TGCAGCAAGCTCAGCTGATGCTCCTCAAAGAAATAAAG AAATTCAGCTCAGCCAGTAA